A portion of the Clostridium gelidum genome contains these proteins:
- a CDS encoding FecCD family ABC transporter permease: MHIYKKSLKTIDNNKKGIILIILLTFLVLCIGTSVGSANTSIKDILSIIGHKVFGIPLSKGIDNNDVAIIWNLRLPRVLLAFIVGGSLSVSGAVVQSVLKNPLASPYTLGVSSGASLGVGLLIVTGFSIPFIGKLTMPIIGFLCGIGTVFAIVKFASTVDKGMSNTTIILSGMVFSLFFNAILTTITALYSEDIKSIILWQMGSFSMKGWSYVKIGIPFFIIGIIGVMRYCTEMDILSFGEEQAKSVGVDTTKIKRNLLVFSAVLTGSAVAISGTIGFVDLIVPHIVRRIFGAKHKNVIPICIIFGGCFMVITDLVARTIIVPSELPVGAITALIGAPFFAYIYFKKSK, encoded by the coding sequence ATGCACATTTATAAAAAATCATTAAAAACTATAGACAATAATAAAAAAGGAATAATATTAATAATTTTGTTAACATTTTTGGTTTTATGTATTGGAACTTCTGTTGGAAGTGCTAATACTAGCATTAAAGATATTTTATCTATAATTGGACATAAAGTATTTGGCATCCCACTATCTAAAGGTATTGATAATAATGATGTAGCAATAATTTGGAATTTGAGATTGCCAAGAGTTTTATTAGCTTTTATAGTAGGAGGTTCACTTTCCGTAAGTGGTGCTGTAGTTCAATCGGTACTTAAAAATCCACTAGCGTCACCATATACTTTGGGAGTATCCTCTGGCGCATCCCTTGGAGTAGGATTACTTATAGTCACAGGATTCTCAATACCTTTCATAGGGAAATTAACAATGCCAATTATAGGTTTTTTATGTGGAATTGGAACTGTATTTGCTATCGTGAAATTTGCATCTACAGTTGATAAGGGCATGTCAAATACAACTATAATTTTATCAGGTATGGTGTTTTCTTTGTTTTTTAATGCTATTCTCACAACTATAACAGCATTGTATAGTGAAGATATAAAAAGCATAATACTTTGGCAAATGGGCTCCTTTTCTATGAAAGGATGGTCTTATGTAAAAATTGGTATACCGTTTTTTATAATAGGAATTATTGGAGTTATGCGTTACTGCACGGAAATGGACATATTATCTTTTGGGGAAGAACAAGCTAAATCAGTAGGAGTAGATACTACTAAAATAAAAAGAAATTTACTTGTTTTTTCTGCAGTATTAACAGGAAGTGCTGTTGCTATAAGTGGAACTATTGGATTTGTTGATTTGATTGTTCCTCATATTGTAAGAAGAATATTTGGAGCAAAACATAAAAATGTAATTCCAATTTGCATAATTTTCGGAGGATGCTTCATGGTGATTACTGATTTAGTTGCAAGAACTATAATTGTGCCATCAGAATTACCAGTTGGAGCTATAACAGCATTAATTGGAGCTCCATTCTTTGCATACATATATTTTAAAAAATCAAAGTAG
- a CDS encoding GNAT family N-acetyltransferase, with protein MNYRITDIPTEQDKDEIFQELLKYNLERIECKDIKELGIFLEDEQGKKVAGIVGDTHGNWLEIEYLWVSETLRGQDIGTEIISKAELIAKERGCKYVFLNTFSFQAKGFYLKLGYQEVFSLKAYPLTGERHYFIKKL; from the coding sequence ATGAATTATAGAATAACAGATATACCAACGGAGCAAGATAAGGACGAGATTTTTCAAGAATTACTGAAATACAATCTTGAGCGCATAGAATGCAAAGATATAAAGGAGCTTGGAATATTTTTAGAAGATGAACAGGGGAAAAAAGTAGCTGGAATTGTGGGTGATACACATGGTAACTGGCTAGAAATTGAATATTTATGGGTAAGTGAGACACTAAGAGGGCAAGATATTGGGACAGAAATCATTTCTAAAGCAGAATTAATAGCAAAAGAAAGAGGCTGCAAATATGTTTTTTTAAATACATTTAGTTTCCAGGCAAAAGGATTTTATTTGAAGCTTGGATATCAAGAAGTATTTTCTTTGAAGGCTTATCCACTAACTGGTGAAAGGCATTACTTTATAAAAAAGTTATAG
- a CDS encoding phosphoribosylaminoimidazolecarboxamide formyltransferase — protein MKELKLKYGCNPNQKPASIFMKEGELPIKVLSGNPGYINLLDAFNSWQLVKELKEATNLAAATSFKHVSPTGAAVAVPLTKNLKKMYFVEGVDLSDIATAYIRARGSDRMSSYGDFVALSETCDEQTAKFLSHEVSDGIIAPSYTGAALEILKKKRKGNYVVIQMDINYMPEEIETKQVYGITFEQKRNDIKITKSIFNNIPTKNKTIPDNAKRDLIISLIILKYTQSNSVCYVKDGQAIGIGAGQQSRVHCTRLAGNKADIWFLRQNPKVMDLPFKPQIKRADRDNAIDVYISDDYMDILSDGQWENIFTEKPVILNQDEKKEWIQKLTGVALGSDAFFPFSDNIERAKKSGVSYIAQAGGSIRDDNVVEICDKYDMAMAFIGIRLFHH, from the coding sequence ATGAAAGAATTAAAATTAAAGTACGGATGTAATCCAAATCAAAAACCAGCTAGTATTTTTATGAAGGAGGGTGAACTTCCTATAAAAGTTCTAAGTGGAAATCCGGGGTATATAAACCTTTTGGATGCATTTAATAGTTGGCAACTTGTAAAAGAATTAAAAGAAGCTACTAACCTTGCAGCAGCTACTTCATTTAAACATGTTAGCCCTACTGGGGCAGCTGTAGCTGTTCCATTAACTAAAAACTTAAAAAAGATGTATTTTGTTGAAGGTGTAGATTTATCTGACATTGCTACTGCTTATATAAGAGCAAGAGGTTCAGATAGAATGTCATCTTATGGTGATTTTGTAGCTTTATCTGAAACTTGCGATGAACAAACAGCAAAATTTTTATCACATGAAGTTTCAGATGGAATAATCGCACCATCTTATACGGGCGCAGCTTTAGAAATATTGAAAAAGAAAAGAAAAGGTAATTATGTAGTAATACAAATGGATATAAATTATATGCCAGAAGAAATAGAAACAAAACAGGTTTATGGAATAACATTTGAACAGAAACGTAACGATATTAAAATAACAAAAAGTATATTTAATAATATACCAACAAAAAATAAAACAATACCAGATAATGCTAAAAGAGATTTAATTATATCTTTAATTATATTAAAATATACACAATCAAATTCTGTATGTTATGTGAAAGATGGGCAAGCAATTGGAATCGGTGCAGGACAACAATCTAGAGTTCATTGTACTAGACTAGCGGGAAATAAAGCTGATATATGGTTTTTAAGACAAAATCCTAAAGTTATGGATCTTCCTTTTAAGCCACAAATAAAACGAGCTGATAGAGATAATGCTATAGATGTTTATATTTCAGATGATTATATGGATATATTATCTGATGGTCAATGGGAAAACATTTTTACTGAAAAACCAGTTATATTGAATCAAGATGAAAAGAAAGAATGGATTCAAAAATTAACAGGTGTAGCTTTAGGATCAGATGCATTTTTCCCATTTAGTGATAACATAGAACGTGCAAAAAAAAGTGGAGTTTCTTATATAGCACAAGCCGGTGGCTCTATAAGAGATGATAATGTAGTGGAAATATGTGATAAATATGATATGGCTATGGCATTTATAGGAATTCGTCTTTTTCATCATTAA
- a CDS encoding CBS domain-containing protein, protein MIVKDIMSNDIVSLNSEDSVERAAQIMKQFDVGSIPVCNMEKLIGIVTDRDITLRSVAAGGNSNQQKISDVMTPNPVTGTPNMDIQDAARIMSEQQIRRLPIIQNNNLVGIVSLGDISLEPKFQNNAEDALKNISEPTKSNL, encoded by the coding sequence ATGATAGTAAAAGATATAATGTCAAATGATATAGTAAGTTTAAACTCAGAGGATTCTGTTGAAAGGGCTGCTCAAATTATGAAGCAGTTTGATGTAGGATCAATACCTGTATGCAATATGGAAAAATTAATTGGAATAGTTACAGACAGAGATATTACATTGAGATCCGTAGCAGCAGGTGGAAATTCAAATCAACAAAAGATAAGCGATGTCATGACTCCAAATCCTGTTACAGGAACCCCTAATATGGATATTCAAGATGCTGCAAGAATAATGAGTGAACAACAAATAAGAAGGTTGCCTATTATTCAAAATAACAATCTAGTTGGTATAGTTTCTCTAGGAGATATTTCATTAGAGCCTAAATTTCAAAATAATGCAGAAGACGCTCTTAAAAACATTTCAGAACCAACAAAAAGCAACTTGTAA
- a CDS encoding AraC family transcriptional regulator, which yields MDINIEMISSYKIAYIRKTGPYGLENVQVMEQLKSWARERDLFNESSIILGIAKDNPNFTEPKDCRYDTCLVVFDEFKVDNKYINFGKTIGGKYCVFKISHTVDGMQKAWMEIFPELSKRNYEFDNRRPILERYAMQMINKHYCEICVPIL from the coding sequence ATTGCTTATATACGAAAAACAGGTCCTTACGGTTTAGAGAATGTGCAAGTAATGGAACAATTAAAAAGTTGGGCTAGAGAAAGAGACTTATTTAATGAAAGTTCAATTATATTAGGAATAGCCAAAGATAACCCGAATTTTACAGAACCCAAAGATTGTCGTTATGATACATGTTTAGTTGTTTTTGATGAATTTAAGGTTGATAATAAGTATATTAATTTTGGAAAAACTATCGGTGGAAAATATTGCGTATTTAAAATAAGTCATACAGTAGATGGTATGCAAAAAGCATGGATGGAGATATTTCCGGAGTTATCAAAAAGAAATTATGAATTTGATAATAGAAGACCTATTCTTGAACGCTATGCAATGCAGATGATAAATAAGCATTATTGTGAAATTTGTGTACCAATATTATAA
- a CDS encoding phage replisome organizer N-terminal domain-containing protein: MRERKYVKFRVDMHEDTKFKIIDRKPERDVIHYIWNRIVLLAGKVNLEGDLYLSKNIPYTIETLAIEFNRDIAQIKLSLDVFIELEMIEITEDKIYRVKNFAKHQNIKVKEKGISENKEDDVKSIEVQANDNSKVTTNEAEDKELDNKISKNEVKNLMDVNSVDLEITNEYISKVNDNMNDENSSGNLQDNDPIILETKKSKKNRDKVPDINTTDEEFQDNSICYITDGVKLLGDGESTVLEWSFG; the protein is encoded by the coding sequence ATGAGAGAAAGAAAGTACGTAAAATTCAGAGTAGATATGCATGAAGATACTAAATTTAAAATAATAGATAGGAAGCCTGAAAGAGATGTTATTCATTATATATGGAATAGAATTGTATTGTTGGCAGGAAAGGTTAATTTAGAGGGGGATTTATATCTTTCAAAAAACATTCCATATACAATTGAGACTTTAGCAATAGAGTTTAATAGGGATATCGCTCAAATCAAATTATCATTAGATGTATTTATAGAATTAGAAATGATTGAAATTACTGAAGATAAGATTTATAGAGTGAAAAACTTTGCTAAGCATCAAAATATTAAGGTCAAGGAAAAAGGTATATCTGAGAATAAAGAGGATGACGTAAAGAGCATAGAAGTTCAAGCAAATGATAATTCAAAAGTTACAACAAATGAGGCTGAAGATAAAGAGTTAGATAACAAAATAAGTAAAAATGAAGTAAAAAATTTAATGGATGTTAATAGCGTGGATTTAGAAATTACTAATGAATATATTAGCAAAGTCAATGATAACATGAATGATGAAAATAGCAGTGGTAATTTACAAGATAATGATCCTATAATTTTAGAAACTAAAAAAAGTAAGAAGAACAGAGATAAAGTACCCGATATTAATACTACAGATGAAGAATTTCAAGATAATTCAATCTGCTATATAACTGATGGAGTCAAACTATTAGGAGATGGTGAAAGTACTGTTTTAGAATGGTCCTTTGGGTAA
- a CDS encoding metal-dependent transcriptional regulator, producing MTKNDFYTFNEYMKKEDNCLTASQEDYLEMIYRLSFNTGFTRIHELSNILNVKPPSATKMVQKLAEMRLLKYEKYGILVLEDTGKLLGQALINRHNVIESLLRILDISELDILEETEKIEHTISNQTTKCFQDFVQFIKDNPEIVIEFKTYRKNLKL from the coding sequence ATGACTAAAAATGATTTTTATACTTTTAATGAATATATGAAAAAAGAAGATAATTGCCTTACTGCGTCTCAGGAGGATTACCTTGAAATGATATATAGATTATCTTTTAATACAGGATTTACAAGGATTCATGAACTTTCTAATATCTTGAATGTAAAGCCTCCTTCTGCGACAAAAATGGTACAAAAGTTAGCAGAAATGAGGCTTTTGAAATATGAAAAATATGGGATTTTAGTCCTTGAAGATACTGGGAAACTGCTTGGACAGGCACTGATTAACCGTCATAATGTTATTGAAAGTCTACTGCGAATACTTGATATTTCAGAGCTTGATATATTAGAAGAAACTGAAAAAATTGAACATACTATAAGTAATCAAACAACAAAATGTTTTCAAGATTTTGTGCAATTCATTAAGGACAATCCAGAGATAGTTATTGAATTTAAAACCTACAGAAAAAACTTAAAGTTATGA
- a CDS encoding Nramp family divalent metal transporter has protein sequence MKNELGLRDIDVSPEKLFILKTGTNNILKQSRKLKELLKFLGPAFVVSVAYIDPGNFATNISGGSKFNYVLIWVILWSNLMAMFLQTMSAKLGIATGHNLPEMCAKVFPKSVNWIFWIIAEIGAMATDLAEFLGGTLGLYLLFHIPMIYAGLLTAIITFIICYMEKYGQKTIEIIISILVAVISIAYTIELFLAKPDWMEVGIHTLIPMLPSSEAVLIAVGMLGATVMPHVIYLHSQLVQSRNTDSSDEGKSRHLRMEKIDVALAMNIAFIVNAAMVVVSAGVFYRNGMVVETMEQAHTSLKPLLGSLSSGAFGIALLASGLSSSVVGTMAGQTIMEGFVNLSIPINIRRLITMLPALIIIALGINPMNVLILSQVALSFILPFPIIQMLTISKRKDLMGVLVNKGFVRFFGVLIATSIIILNVVLLYLTFTGKS, from the coding sequence ATGAAAAACGAACTAGGCTTAAGAGATATTGATGTATCTCCAGAAAAACTTTTTATTTTGAAAACAGGAACAAATAACATACTTAAACAATCACGCAAGTTAAAAGAACTGCTAAAATTTTTAGGACCTGCTTTTGTTGTTAGTGTGGCATATATTGACCCAGGTAACTTTGCAACTAATATCAGTGGGGGGTCAAAATTTAACTATGTACTAATTTGGGTAATTTTGTGGAGTAACTTAATGGCTATGTTTTTGCAGACTATGTCTGCAAAACTCGGAATAGCTACAGGTCATAATCTACCTGAAATGTGCGCCAAAGTATTCCCAAAGTCTGTAAATTGGATATTTTGGATTATTGCTGAAATAGGTGCCATGGCTACAGATTTAGCAGAATTTCTTGGTGGAACATTAGGATTATATTTACTGTTTCATATACCTATGATATATGCAGGACTTCTTACTGCAATTATAACATTTATAATTTGCTATATGGAAAAGTACGGTCAGAAGACAATTGAAATTATAATATCAATACTTGTTGCGGTAATAAGTATTGCATATACAATAGAATTGTTTCTTGCTAAACCAGATTGGATGGAGGTAGGTATTCATACCCTAATTCCAATGTTACCCAGTAGTGAAGCTGTATTGATTGCTGTAGGAATGCTTGGTGCAACAGTTATGCCTCATGTAATATATTTACACTCACAATTAGTTCAAAGCAGAAATACTGATTCCTCAGATGAAGGAAAATCAAGACATTTAAGAATGGAAAAGATAGATGTTGCTCTAGCTATGAATATTGCTTTTATTGTTAATGCTGCAATGGTTGTAGTATCAGCTGGAGTTTTTTATAGAAATGGAATGGTAGTAGAAACAATGGAACAAGCTCATACATCACTTAAGCCATTATTAGGTTCTTTATCAAGTGGTGCCTTTGGAATAGCATTGCTTGCATCTGGACTATCATCTTCTGTTGTTGGAACAATGGCTGGGCAAACAATTATGGAGGGTTTTGTTAATTTAAGCATACCTATAAATATTAGAAGACTTATAACCATGCTGCCAGCCTTGATTATAATTGCACTTGGAATTAATCCAATGAATGTTCTTATTTTAAGCCAAGTTGCACTTAGTTTTATTCTACCCTTCCCAATAATCCAAATGTTAACTATATCTAAACGTAAAGACCTAATGGGAGTTTTAGTCAATAAGGGTTTTGTAAGATTCTTTGGTGTTCTAATAGCCACTTCCATAATAATACTAAATGTAGTGCTCTTGTACCTAACATTTACAGGTAAATCTTAA
- a CDS encoding DUF1836 domain-containing protein, with amino-acid sequence MKKNFDSNYIKELTEEISKCSSVSYDDFPKYDLFLSQVIDYLNDRFIDENFTNNIVQNYIKSEVITKPEDGKKKGYTKTHLIQLVLLSYMRPILTTEEIKKVFKLAFNEINDSNDDILSWEETYKIFMELQKESLNDPLIPSLNSEDKFDKIIKKFNLKDEEGERIRIFLLVLSLISKASAIKKLVQKIVTEYDEE; translated from the coding sequence ATGAAGAAAAATTTTGATTCCAATTATATAAAAGAACTAACTGAGGAAATATCTAAATGTAGTTCAGTTTCATATGACGATTTCCCAAAGTATGATTTATTTCTATCTCAAGTTATAGATTATTTAAATGATAGATTCATTGATGAAAATTTCACTAATAATATAGTTCAAAATTATATAAAGAGTGAAGTTATCACTAAACCAGAAGATGGAAAAAAAAAAGGATATACTAAAACTCATTTAATTCAGTTAGTATTACTTAGTTATATGAGGCCAATTTTAACAACAGAAGAGATTAAAAAAGTTTTCAAACTTGCGTTTAATGAAATTAATGATAGCAATGATGATATATTGTCGTGGGAAGAAACCTATAAAATTTTTATGGAATTACAAAAAGAAAGTTTAAATGATCCTTTAATCCCTTCCTTAAATTCTGAAGATAAATTTGATAAAATAATAAAGAAATTTAATTTGAAAGATGAAGAGGGAGAGAGAATAAGAATATTCTTATTAGTTTTATCTTTGATATCTAAGGCAAGTGCTATTAAAAAATTAGTTCAAAAAATAGTAACTGAATATGATGAGGAGTAA
- a CDS encoding ABC transporter ATP-binding protein, giving the protein MLELRSVSCGYDNEDVVHDITFEAKRGEILCIVGPNGCGKSTLLKAIGNIIEYKGNIILDESNIENSNRKELAKNIALMTQTNNIYFPYTVYETVCLGRYAYLKGALSSLSKEDRDIVIEAIKSVGLIELKDKLISELSGGQLQRVFLARAFAQNPQVILLDEPTNHLDLKCQIEILEYLSSWAKKNNKIVIGVLHDLNLVNLFSDKIVMLSQGDIIGKGTPKEVFLEEDLETVYNINVKDFMIKALKKWQ; this is encoded by the coding sequence ATGTTAGAACTTAGAAGTGTTAGTTGTGGATATGATAATGAAGATGTTGTACACGATATTACATTTGAAGCTAAAAGAGGAGAAATACTTTGCATAGTTGGACCAAATGGCTGTGGGAAAAGTACACTTTTAAAAGCCATAGGTAATATTATTGAATATAAAGGAAATATAATATTAGATGAAAGTAATATAGAAAATTCAAATAGAAAAGAGTTAGCTAAAAATATTGCCTTAATGACTCAAACAAATAATATATATTTCCCTTATACTGTTTATGAAACAGTCTGCTTAGGAAGGTATGCATATTTAAAAGGCGCTTTATCTTCTTTAAGCAAAGAGGATAGAGATATTGTAATAGAAGCTATAAAAAGTGTTGGTCTTATTGAATTAAAAGATAAGCTAATAAGTGAATTATCTGGTGGACAACTTCAAAGAGTATTTTTAGCACGTGCATTTGCGCAAAATCCTCAAGTTATTTTATTAGACGAACCAACAAATCATCTGGACTTAAAGTGTCAAATAGAAATTTTAGAATATTTAAGTTCTTGGGCAAAAAAGAATAATAAAATTGTTATAGGTGTATTACATGATTTAAACTTAGTTAATTTATTTAGTGATAAGATTGTAATGTTAAGCCAAGGCGATATCATTGGAAAAGGGACACCTAAAGAAGTATTTTTAGAAGAGGACCTAGAGACGGTTTATAATATAAATGTAAAAGATTTTATGATTAAGGCATTGAAAAAATGGCAGTAA
- a CDS encoding HAD family hydrolase, whose translation MTKAIFFDIDGTLIDCLGGIMDITPTVKKGIRNLQSNGHYVFIATGRPYAFLSQAILDFGFDGFILTNGTQVIIKNKTIYSEPMDKEFVKKAITEFEKLNIQYILEGELYSYMKNSCTEFYDFYDSIEISRKFLKSDYDIEKINTHKIEMLCPNEEAVNFCLSLMNSNPDYDHFHSIDAKALELYSKKNTKATGILTALEYLDIPIENSYAFGDGRNDIEMLSTVGCGIAMGNACDEVKKHAKKITDTVHNDGVAVGIKKYVLY comes from the coding sequence ATGACGAAAGCAATATTTTTTGATATTGATGGAACACTGATAGATTGCCTTGGAGGAATAATGGATATCACACCAACAGTTAAAAAGGGAATTCGTAATTTGCAATCTAATGGACATTATGTTTTTATTGCAACTGGCAGACCTTATGCATTTTTGAGCCAAGCTATATTAGATTTTGGTTTTGATGGTTTTATTTTAACAAATGGAACTCAAGTAATAATTAAAAATAAAACTATTTATTCAGAGCCAATGGATAAAGAGTTTGTAAAAAAAGCAATTACTGAGTTTGAAAAACTTAATATTCAATATATTTTGGAAGGGGAACTTTACTCATATATGAAAAACAGTTGCACGGAATTCTATGATTTCTATGACAGTATAGAAATCTCTAGAAAATTCTTGAAAAGTGATTATGATATTGAAAAAATTAATACCCATAAAATAGAAATGTTATGTCCTAATGAAGAAGCTGTAAATTTCTGTTTGTCTTTAATGAATAGTAATCCTGATTATGATCATTTTCATAGTATAGATGCAAAAGCTTTAGAATTGTATTCTAAGAAAAATACAAAAGCTACAGGAATATTAACTGCTTTAGAATATTTAGATATTCCTATTGAAAATAGTTATGCTTTTGGCGATGGTAGAAATGATATAGAAATGTTATCAACCGTTGGATGTGGCATAGCAATGGGTAATGCTTGTGATGAAGTTAAAAAGCACGCAAAAAAAATTACGGATACAGTCCATAATGATGGCGTAGCTGTAGGCATTAAAAAGTATGTGCTTTATTAA
- a CDS encoding cytidylate kinase-like family protein yields MKKFVIAITRTCGSCGTIVGKMLSNDLKINMYDRELLRLASDDSGINEALFANADEAVKKSLLYWVSKKVYDGELIPPENHDFTSNDNLFNYQAKILRELAEKESYVVIGRCADYILKDNPNVFKIFIHASNEYCIEHEMKYFGFSEKEAIKQISKLDKYRKEYYYYHTGRTWESAKNYDLCIDTSKLGIEKSVEYIKEYIKFRMDS; encoded by the coding sequence ATGAAGAAGTTTGTAATTGCAATCACAAGAACTTGTGGAAGTTGTGGGACAATAGTTGGAAAAATGCTTTCAAATGATTTGAAAATTAATATGTATGACAGAGAATTGTTACGCTTAGCATCTGATGATAGCGGTATCAATGAAGCACTATTTGCAAATGCAGATGAAGCTGTGAAAAAGAGTTTACTGTATTGGGTGTCAAAGAAGGTATATGATGGTGAGTTAATTCCACCAGAAAACCATGATTTTACTTCAAATGATAATTTGTTTAACTATCAAGCTAAAATATTGCGCGAACTCGCAGAAAAAGAATCTTATGTTGTAATAGGACGTTGTGCTGATTATATTTTAAAGGATAATCCAAATGTATTTAAGATTTTTATTCATGCATCTAATGAATATTGTATTGAACATGAAATGAAATATTTCGGTTTTTCAGAAAAAGAGGCAATTAAACAAATTAGTAAATTAGATAAGTATAGAAAAGAGTACTATTATTATCATACAGGCAGAACATGGGAAAGTGCAAAAAATTATGATTTATGTATTGATACTAGTAAATTAGGCATTGAAAAAAGTGTTGAATATATTAAGGAATATATCAAATTTAGAATGGACTCATAA
- a CDS encoding ABC transporter substrate-binding protein, with protein sequence MKLKNKFLSLVFVVILIMTMLVGCTEKTTAMVDRAGNKFDLPKKVNTIISTAPSNTEILVNLGLADKLIAIDKYSADIKGLDSDLPKIDFRNPDAETIVGLKPDIIIASGHNKSGNDDPFAAVKEAGIEVVYIPVSSSIEGIYEDINFIGKVTDTEKKGTEIVDNMKNEINSIKEIGNTITNKKNVYFEIGSTPALYSFGNSTFLNEMIELIGAKNILANENSWISPSDEIIIKANPDVILTNESAENIVDSIRTRDGWKDVTGIKENKIFVIDKNSSSRPSQNIIKALKEMAKAVYPEKYIQK encoded by the coding sequence ATGAAATTAAAAAATAAATTTTTATCATTAGTTTTTGTAGTTATATTAATTATGACTATGCTAGTTGGTTGCACAGAAAAGACTACAGCAATGGTCGATAGAGCAGGAAACAAGTTTGATTTACCTAAAAAAGTAAATACTATAATATCCACAGCACCATCTAATACAGAGATATTAGTGAATCTTGGTCTTGCAGATAAATTGATAGCTATAGATAAGTACTCCGCAGATATTAAGGGTTTAGATTCAGATTTACCTAAAATTGATTTTAGAAATCCAGATGCAGAAACAATTGTAGGTTTAAAGCCAGATATAATAATAGCTTCAGGTCATAATAAATCTGGAAATGACGATCCCTTTGCAGCAGTAAAGGAAGCTGGAATAGAGGTTGTATATATACCAGTAAGTTCTAGTATAGAAGGTATTTATGAAGATATTAATTTTATCGGAAAAGTTACAGATACTGAGAAAAAAGGTACAGAAATAGTAGATAATATGAAAAATGAAATAAATTCTATTAAAGAAATTGGAAATACAATAACTAACAAAAAAAATGTGTATTTTGAAATAGGATCAACTCCAGCTTTATATAGTTTTGGTAATAGTACATTTTTAAATGAAATGATAGAACTAATTGGAGCAAAGAATATATTAGCAAATGAAAATTCATGGATATCACCAAGTGATGAAATTATAATTAAAGCTAATCCAGATGTAATACTTACTAATGAATCAGCAGAAAATATTGTTGATTCAATTAGAACCCGTGATGGATGGAAGGATGTTACTGGGATTAAGGAAAATAAGATATTTGTTATTGATAAAAATTCATCCTCTAGACCATCTCAAAATATAATAAAAGCGCTTAAAGAAATGGCTAAGGCTGTTTATCCTGAAAAATACATACAGAAATGA